DNA from Fibrobacterota bacterium:
CGTACCGGCGAGGATGGCTTCGGGCGCGCGACCGCGGGTTCGCGAACCCTCCCCGGATTGCCCGATGCCCCGTGGGCGGAATTCACGCCCGCCGCCGAAATCAAGTCCGGCAAGTCCGCTTCCGATGCTTTCCCCGATGAGGTGGTACGGTTGAAGTCCTTGTCTCCGGACCCGCTGCGCGCGCCGGCGGCCCCGGCGCGAGGGACCTCGATCGAGATCAAGGAGGGAACCAAGCGGGCCATGCTAATGGGGCGCATCCCGATGGGCCAGGGCAAACGCGCCTTCTTCTTCTGCCTGCCCGCCATCTGGGGGAACCTGTTCGATCCGCAAGGCGATTTCTCGACGCGGGAAAACATCGGAGCTTACGTACGGGCGGCCTACGCCCTGGCCGGGCAGGAGGAAAGCGCGGCCCGCGTTTCCTTGCCTCGCCGCGCCATCGCCGGGATCCCGTTCGATGCGGAAATCGATTTGCCCGAGGGCGCCTCAGGAGAATCCGATCAAGCTGCGGCCTGTGCTTTCGGCGCCGCGGGGCCCGGATTATCGAAGGAATGGCTGAGGCCCGCGGCGGCGGGAAACGCATCGGACTGGACGGCCAAGGCCATCGTCTTGCCGGCCGGGCGCTTTCGCCTGTGGGTGCGCATCGGCGCCGATACCTTGTGGCGGGATTCCCTCGCGGCCTCGCCGCAAGAAGCCTTGGAGTTGGCGCGTCTGGGCTTCGACGCCGGAAGCCTGGCCGATCTGGCTGCCCGCTCGGGAGGCGCTTTGCTTCGGCCATCGGGATCGGAGGTAACCTCCCTGTTACCCACGCTTCCCGACGCGCAATTGCGGATGGATCGCACCGTGGCTATCCGCCTTTACAACACCTTGCCCATCGCCCTGCTTGTCCTGATTCTGCTTTCCGCGTCCTGGGCTTTGCGGAAAAAGTGGGACTTCGACTAACTGCACGGACGGGCATTAACGCTTCCGAAACCGTCGCTTAACCCTCGCATCCGAACCGAAGCACGTCCCGTGCGTGATAGCCGATTCTTCCCGGCTCCATGACTTAAGTCCATGATCCGTAAACAATTGCGATCGTAGAGGCTTTTGCGATCGCAGCGGGCGCTTTTCGTCTTTGCGACTTCGTTGCATTTTTGAGGGTTATTATGGTAGATTTTGGGTAAAATTGGTTAGCCATGGTTAAATCGAAAAACACCCCCGAACCTGAGGTTCGCATCAAGCTCGAGTCCTTCATCGGGAAGGCGAAGGTCGCGATCGACGCGACTGGTCGCACCAATTTCCCGAAGGACTTCCGTAAGGTTCTGCGGGACGACGCGGGCGGCCAAGTGGTGGTGACGATCGCCGAAGGCAAAACCTTGGCGCTGTATCCCTTATATGCCTGGAACGAATACGTGCAATATCTCGAGAGCCTTGGGCGCGGCGCGGAGATGTCGAAATTCCGCACCCGCATCACCTCGATGGCGAAGCTGTCGGTGTTGGACGCGCAGAACCGCATCTCGCTCACCGCGGAGCAGATGGGTTATGCCGGCATCGCCGGCGAAGTGACCTTCGTCGGCGACGGCAAGCGCGTGCGCCTGTGGGCTCCGGAAAAATACTCGCAGCAGATCGAAGTGATCTCGCCCGACGAAGAGAAGCAATTCGAGAACTGGTTCTGATGGGCGCCGACGCGCGCGGGCGCGACGGCAAGGGCGGGGAGCCGGGCCATGGCTACCACCTACCCGTAATGGCGGATGAGATCGTGGAGCATCTGGTGATCGACAAAAGCGGGACCTACCTGGACGCGACGCTCGGAGGCGGCGGGCATTCCGCGCGCATCCTGGCCGAGCTGGGCCCGCAGGGACGCGTAATCGGTTTGGATAGGGATATGGAAGCGGTGGAGCGTAATCGGAAGAACTTCGCCGGCGAACCCCGCATGCGCGTGGAGCACTCCGAGTTCGCGGGACTGGCCCGATACTGCGCGCCGGAAACCCTCACCGGAGCGCTTTTCGACCTAGGCGTGAGCTCGCGCCAACTGGATTCGCGGGAGCGCGGCTTCTCTTTCGCGCCCGGCACGGCCCTCGATATGAGAATGGGAAGCCAGGGAGCTACCGCGGCAGATTTGCTTAAGGCTTGGGACGAATGGGAACTGGCCGGCGTGCTGCGCCGCAATGCGGACATCGATGAAGCCAAGCGCTTGTCGCGGCATATCCGCGCGGAGATCGAAGCCATCGCGGCCGAGCGGGCCTCGGGCGGAGCGGACGCCCGTACCTCCGACGCGACGGCCGGCCTGGATAGCGATCTGCTTCGCCGGGCGGTGGACAAGCTGCCGGGCGTGCGCGGCGACAACCGAAACTCCCTGCTGGCGCGGGTATTCCAAGCCATCCGCATGGAAGTGAACGATGAGATGGGCCAGGTGGCATCGGGCATGCGGGCGGCGGTGGCTTCCTTGAAAAAGGGCGGACGGCTGTGCGTGCTCAGCTACCACTCGGTGGAGGATCGCAAGGTCAAGGAGACATTGGCGGAGTTCGAGCGGGATTGCATTTGCGATCCCGGCCTACCGGTATGCGTTTGCGGCCGCACCCATCGCAAGCTGAGGAAGGTTTTGCGCAAGCCCGGCTTGCCGACCAAGGCGGAGATGGCGGCCAATCCCCGGGCCCGCAGCGCCAAGCTGAGAGTGGTGGAGAAGCTATGAAGGGCCTTAAGCTCCGCTCCGTCATCGGGTTGTTCTGCATGGTGCTGATCCTGGCCGGGGTCCTGGTCGCCCATGTCGGGAAGCAGAATGCCTACGTGCGCATTTCCATGGACGTGGTGAAGCTGGAAAAGCAACAAGCCCAGTTGCGCAATGAGATCGCCTTGATCGAGGTCTCCGTGGGCGGCCTGAAGAAGATTTCGCGCATCGAGGGTTTGGCCAAAACCCGCTTTGGCCTGGAATACGTAAAGGCCCCGGTGCTGGTTTATCTGGACCGGGACGAGGCCCGGGCTTCGGACGCGGCGCGGGAGCCGGTGGGGCCGCAGGCGGCGGCCTCTAGCGATAAGATCATGGCCGGCGATAAGGGATTGCAATCCGGGAAGGTCGCATGGCGAACAAACGGGTTGTGACCTTAGGGTTCTTCCTGGCCGTGGTTTGGCTGGGCATGCTCGCGCGCGTGGCCTGGGTGCAGGTGGTACGTTCGGGCTATTACCACGAACTGGCCGCGACGCAAAGCATACGCCGGGACGTGGTCGCGCCCAAGCGCGGCGAAATCCTCGATCGCGATCTGCGCAAGCTGGTGGTCAATGCGGATGTGGAAATGGACGCGGGCGCGCGGGCCCGCAAGCTCTCCCGCGTATGCCCGCAAGGCTCCCTGGCGGGCCAGGTTTTGGGCACGGTGGGTAAGGACGGATACGGGCAATTGGGCCTGGAGTATTTCCTGGACCGCGACCTGCGCGGCACCGACGGTTGGAAATACCTGCGCCACGACGTGAAGAACCATTATTACCCCGGCTTCGAGGAAAGGCAGAAGGAGGCCATGGACGGCCTCAACGTGGTCCTCACCCTCGATTCCCGCTTGCAGGAGATCACCGAACATGCCTTGGAGCGGGGCGTGCAAAAGGCGGGCGCCAAGCAGGGCGTGGCCTTGGTGGTGGATCCTTATACCGGCGATATCCTGGCCATGGCCAATTATCCCTTCTACGATCCCAACACCCGCGAGTCCGACGGGAAGGATGCCTGGAAGAACCAGGCCGTGGAGAAGGTGTACGAGCCGGGATCGACCTTCAAGGTCATCACCACCGCAGCCCTGCTGGAAGAGAAGCTCATTTCCCCCGAGGACACCTTGGACGGGGAGAACGGCCAGTACAAGATCGCGGGCCAGATCATCCGGGATACGCATCCGCGCGGCCGCATCAGCTTCACCGACGCGCTGGCCTATTCCAGCAACATCTGCTACGCCAAGGTGGCGACCCGGCTCAAGCCCGAGACCTTCTACAAGTACGTGCGTTCCTTCGGATTCGGCATGAAGTCCGGCGTGGGGCTACCCGCCGAGGAAAGCGGCGTTCTCAAACCCGTGTCCGAATGGAGCGGCCGCACCCAATCCACCATCGCCTTCGGCCATGAGATCTCGGCGACGCCGTTGCAAATGGCCATGGCGGCCGCGGCGGTGGCCAATGGCGGGATGCTGATGAAGCCCCGCATCGTGAAGGCTTGGAGCGACAATGAAGGCCGCGTCGTGCAAGAGGCCCCGCCCCGGAGCGTTCGGCGCGTGATGTCCGAGAGCACGACCGTCCTTGTGAAGAACATGATGCGGGCCGTGGTCCAATACGGAACCGCCGCGGACATCAAGACCGATCGCATCGACCTGGCCGGCAAGACGGGCACGGCGGAAAAGATCGATGCGGGGACCGGCAAGTACGTGCATGGCCTGTTCAATTCCTCCTTCCTGGGCATGGTGCCGGTGGATCGGCCCGAGTACGTATGCCTGGTGATCCTGGATGAGCCGTCCCAACTCAAGTACGGCGGGCAAAGCGCGGCCCCCATTTTCAGGGAGATCGTGGACCGGTTGCTGGCGAGCCCCGAGTATCCGTTGGCCCGCATGGCACATGAGGTACCGTCGGCCCGTCCCCTGGAGACCGCCAGCATGGCGACCGAACCCGTCGCGGTCGCCGCTTCGGCCGGGGAAAGCGTTTCGCGCACGCCCGCCGGATCGATGCCCGATCTTTCCGAGCACACCCTTCGCGACGCCCTTTTCCTGATCAAGGATCTCGGCCTGGAAGTGGAATACAACGGGGCCGGCCGGGTCATCCGGCAAGAGCCTCCCGCGGGGGCGGCCATCAAGAGCGGCCAGAAATGCGTCCTCACCTTGGGATGGATGGGCTGATATGCGCCGTTCCATGAACGTCCAATGAAGCTATCCGAACTCCTGCGCGCGGCGGGGATTACCCTTACCTCGGCCCGCGATCCCGAACTGGCCGCGGTGCGCATCGATTCCCGTAAGGTGGGGAAGGGCGATCTGTTCCTGGCCCTCAAAGGCGCCCATGACGATGGTTCGCGCTACGTGGCCGATGCCATTTCCCGCGGCGCCGCCGCGGTGCTCTCCGAAGGCAATTCCCATCCCGCCCTGGAAGGCGCGCCCGAGCCCCATCCCGGCGCGGAAATCCTTCCCTGCCCGGGCCTCCGCTCGCAGGTAGGCGATCTTTTCAATGCCTGGTACGGCCGGCCCGCCGAAGGCATGGATACCGTGGCGGTGACCGGCACCAACGGGAAGTCCACCATCACCAAGCTGACCTCGTCCATCCTCAAGGCCGCGGGCCGCAAGGTCATTTCCCTCGGGACCATCAGCTACGATATCGACGGCGAATCGCTGCCTTCCGATTTGACCACGCCCGGCCCGGACCAATTCTTCGGGCTCCTGCGCCAAGGCGCCGACAAAGGCTGCACCGCCTTGTCCATGGAGGTCTCTTCCCATGCCCTGAGCCAGGACCGGGTGAAAGGCGTGCTGTTCTCCCGGGCCATCTTCACCAACCTCACCCGGGACCATATGGATTACCACCCGGACTTCGAGGATTACTATCAGGCCAAGAAGCGCTTGTTCACGCGCTATCTGCGCGCCGACGGGGTCGCCATCCTGAACCTGGATTCGCCTCAGGGCGTGCGCCTCGCCAAGGAGTTGCCCTGCGCCAAGCTGACTTTCTCCCGCGGCGCGCATACGCTGGAAGCTTCCGCCGGCCAGGCCGAGCCTGCGAACCAAGCGGGCATTTCCGCCGGCCGGCCCCCGCTGGCGCGGCCCCAAGCCGATCTGGAATTGAAGTCGAGCCGCTTGACCCTTTCGGGAAGCGAGTTCGAAATCGCCTTCAAGGGCGTTCCCTTTCGGTTCCAATCGAAGCTGGTCGGCAGCCTGAATCTGGAGAACCTGTTGGCCGCGGTCGCCTTCGGCTTTTCTATGGGCTTCGATGCCGGAACCATCGGCAAGGGCATTCGCGACGTAACGGTATTGGGCCGGGCCCAGGTTTTCGCCTTGCCTTCCGGCGGCTTCGCCGTGGTCGATTACGCGCATACCCCGGACGCGCTGGAGCGCATCCTCATCAGCCTGCGGCCGCTCACGCCCGGCAAGCTGGCTTGCCTGTTCGGTTGCGGCGGGGATCGCGATCGCACCAAGCGGCCAATCATGGGCAAGATCGCTGTGACCTTGGCGGACCGGGCCTTCCTCACCAGCGACAATCCGCGCGGCGAAAATCCCGAGGCCATCCTGTCCGAAGTGGCGGCAGGCATGCCTGACGCATCCAAGGCCACCCTGATTGCCGATCGCCGGGAAGCCATCCGCGCCGCGCTCGCGACCTTGGGCCGGGACGATTGCCTGCTGATCGCGGGCAAAGGCCATGAGGATTACCAGATCGTCGGCAAAACGAAACGCCATTTCAGCGACCAAGAGGAAATCCTCGCCTGGGCGGGGGAATCGGGGAAGGCCGGCGCTGGCCGGACTATGGAAAGCGGCCATGGAGCTTAAGCTGTCCGAAATGGCGGAGATGCTGGGCGCCCAAGTGGTCGGCAAGGCCCGCGGGAGCAAGGCCGTCAGCCTATGCACCGATTCGCGCGCGTTGAAAAAAGGCCAGGTTTTCTGGGCCCTCAAGGGCGAAAAATTCGATGGGCATCAATTCGCGAACCAAGCGTTCAAGTCTGGAGGGTATGCGGCCGTGGTAGATGAAAGCTGGATGCAAGGAAACGCAATCCCCGTCAACGTGTACATCCCCGTGAAGGATACCAACCAGGCCTTGCTGGATTTGGCGCGCGCCTACGCCGCCAAGTTCCGCATCCCCAAGGTGGCGGTGACGGGTTCGAACGGGAAGACCACCACCAAGGATATGATCTCCCGGGTGCTGGCGATGGTCGGCCCTACGCTTTCGACCCAGGGCAATTTCAATAACCAGGTTGGCGTGCCGTTGACCCTGTTCGAATTGAAGAGCCGCCACCGCTTCGCCGTCATCGAGATGGGCACCAACCATCCGGGCGAGATCGCGCCCCTTTCGATTTGCGCCCGGCCCAACATCGCCGTGGTCACCAATATCGGATACAGCCATCTGGAGCATTTCGGTTCCAAGGAAAAGATCCGCGACGAGAAGCTGACGATCACCGCCGGATTCGATCCGAAAGGAACCTTGATCCTCAACGTGGACGATCCCCTCTTGGCCCGGGTGAAGGCGAATTCCCGCCAGAAGCTTTTGACCTTCGGCATCGATCGCGGACAAATCCGCCCGGCCGACCTGGCCTTCAACGACGATGGCTGCGCATCCTTCCGCATCGGGCGCACACGCTTCCAATTGCAAGTGCCCGGCCGCCACAACGTCTATAACGCCTTGGCCGCCATCGCAGTAGGCGTGCAACTCCGCATTCCCAAAGGGGATATCGCCTCGGCCTTGAAGTCCTTCACAGCCAGCAAGAACCGGATGCAGCTCAAGCGGCTGGCGGGCATTACCGTCCTGGACGATTGCTATAACGCGAATCCTTCCTCGATGCGCTCGGCCTTGA
Protein-coding regions in this window:
- the rsmH gene encoding 16S rRNA (cytosine(1402)-N(4))-methyltransferase RsmH; the protein is MGADARGRDGKGGEPGHGYHLPVMADEIVEHLVIDKSGTYLDATLGGGGHSARILAELGPQGRVIGLDRDMEAVERNRKNFAGEPRMRVEHSEFAGLARYCAPETLTGALFDLGVSSRQLDSRERGFSFAPGTALDMRMGSQGATAADLLKAWDEWELAGVLRRNADIDEAKRLSRHIRAEIEAIAAERASGGADARTSDATAGLDSDLLRRAVDKLPGVRGDNRNSLLARVFQAIRMEVNDEMGQVASGMRAAVASLKKGGRLCVLSYHSVEDRKVKETLAEFERDCICDPGLPVCVCGRTHRKLRKVLRKPGLPTKAEMAANPRARSAKLRVVEKL
- a CDS encoding transpeptidase family protein, with amino-acid sequence MANKRVVTLGFFLAVVWLGMLARVAWVQVVRSGYYHELAATQSIRRDVVAPKRGEILDRDLRKLVVNADVEMDAGARARKLSRVCPQGSLAGQVLGTVGKDGYGQLGLEYFLDRDLRGTDGWKYLRHDVKNHYYPGFEERQKEAMDGLNVVLTLDSRLQEITEHALERGVQKAGAKQGVALVVDPYTGDILAMANYPFYDPNTRESDGKDAWKNQAVEKVYEPGSTFKVITTAALLEEKLISPEDTLDGENGQYKIAGQIIRDTHPRGRISFTDALAYSSNICYAKVATRLKPETFYKYVRSFGFGMKSGVGLPAEESGVLKPVSEWSGRTQSTIAFGHEISATPLQMAMAAAAVANGGMLMKPRIVKAWSDNEGRVVQEAPPRSVRRVMSESTTVLVKNMMRAVVQYGTAADIKTDRIDLAGKTGTAEKIDAGTGKYVHGLFNSSFLGMVPVDRPEYVCLVILDEPSQLKYGGQSAAPIFREIVDRLLASPEYPLARMAHEVPSARPLETASMATEPVAVAASAGESVSRTPAGSMPDLSEHTLRDALFLIKDLGLEVEYNGAGRVIRQEPPAGAAIKSGQKCVLTLGWMG
- a CDS encoding UDP-N-acetylmuramoyl-L-alanyl-D-glutamate--2,6-diaminopimelate ligase, translated to MKLSELLRAAGITLTSARDPELAAVRIDSRKVGKGDLFLALKGAHDDGSRYVADAISRGAAAVLSEGNSHPALEGAPEPHPGAEILPCPGLRSQVGDLFNAWYGRPAEGMDTVAVTGTNGKSTITKLTSSILKAAGRKVISLGTISYDIDGESLPSDLTTPGPDQFFGLLRQGADKGCTALSMEVSSHALSQDRVKGVLFSRAIFTNLTRDHMDYHPDFEDYYQAKKRLFTRYLRADGVAILNLDSPQGVRLAKELPCAKLTFSRGAHTLEASAGQAEPANQAGISAGRPPLARPQADLELKSSRLTLSGSEFEIAFKGVPFRFQSKLVGSLNLENLLAAVAFGFSMGFDAGTIGKGIRDVTVLGRAQVFALPSGGFAVVDYAHTPDALERILISLRPLTPGKLACLFGCGGDRDRTKRPIMGKIAVTLADRAFLTSDNPRGENPEAILSEVAAGMPDASKATLIADRREAIRAALATLGRDDCLLIAGKGHEDYQIVGKTKRHFSDQEEILAWAGESGKAGAGRTMESGHGA
- a CDS encoding UDP-N-acetylmuramoyl-tripeptide--D-alanyl-D-alanine ligase codes for the protein MELKLSEMAEMLGAQVVGKARGSKAVSLCTDSRALKKGQVFWALKGEKFDGHQFANQAFKSGGYAAVVDESWMQGNAIPVNVYIPVKDTNQALLDLARAYAAKFRIPKVAVTGSNGKTTTKDMISRVLAMVGPTLSTQGNFNNQVGVPLTLFELKSRHRFAVIEMGTNHPGEIAPLSICARPNIAVVTNIGYSHLEHFGSKEKIRDEKLTITAGFDPKGTLILNVDDPLLARVKANSRQKLLTFGIDRGQIRPADLAFNDDGCASFRIGRTRFQLQVPGRHNVYNALAAIAVGVQLRIPKGDIASALKSFTASKNRMQLKRLAGITVLDDCYNANPSSMRSALTTLGGMRAAGRRVAVLGDMLELGPEGEALHAEMGQYLVEMGVDELFTFGQLSRHINAGAREKGLPRQRAHHFSDFDLMAEELLRHLAPGDALLVKASRGMKLERVFEFLQAKAKAGAFSKEERA